A single genomic interval of Spirosoma taeanense harbors:
- a CDS encoding carbon-nitrogen hydrolase — protein MSKKVNIGLVQMSCSADVEANIQKAITGIREAAQKGAQIVCLQELFTSLYFCDVEDHHNFSLAEAIPGPTTERLGKVAGELGVVIVASLFEKRAQGLYHNTTAVLDADGSYLGKYRKMHIPDDPGYYEKFYFTPGDLGYKVFDTKFTRIGVLICWDQWYPEAARITSLMGAEVLFYPTAIGWDTNEPDPAQNTEQYNAWQTIQRSHAIANGVHVVAVNRVGREADQQFWGGSFVSNPFGSLLYLAPHDQEVVHVQEIDLASSEKYRTTWPYFRDRRIDSYQPITKRYIDE, from the coding sequence ATGTCTAAGAAAGTTAATATTGGTCTGGTGCAGATGAGTTGCTCGGCAGATGTCGAGGCCAACATCCAGAAGGCCATCACTGGTATCCGCGAGGCCGCTCAGAAAGGTGCTCAGATCGTTTGTTTGCAGGAATTATTTACCTCGCTTTATTTCTGCGATGTAGAGGATCACCATAATTTCAGCCTGGCCGAAGCCATTCCCGGTCCGACGACCGAACGTCTGGGCAAGGTAGCCGGCGAACTGGGCGTGGTCATCGTGGCCTCGCTGTTCGAGAAGCGGGCGCAGGGGCTGTACCACAACACCACCGCCGTGCTGGATGCCGACGGAAGTTATCTCGGTAAGTACCGTAAGATGCACATTCCTGACGATCCGGGCTATTACGAGAAGTTTTACTTCACCCCCGGCGACCTCGGCTATAAAGTATTCGACACCAAATTCACCCGTATTGGCGTGCTGATCTGCTGGGATCAGTGGTATCCGGAAGCAGCCCGTATTACGTCGCTGATGGGTGCCGAGGTCCTGTTTTACCCCACGGCCATCGGCTGGGATACCAACGAACCAGACCCGGCCCAGAATACGGAGCAGTATAACGCCTGGCAGACCATCCAGCGCAGCCACGCCATTGCCAACGGCGTTCACGTGGTGGCCGTTAACCGCGTGGGCCGCGAAGCCGACCAGCAGTTCTGGGGTGGTTCGTTTGTGTCGAACCCCTTTGGGTCGCTGCTGTATCTGGCCCCGCACGATCAGGAGGTTGTGCATGTGCAGGAGATTGACCTGGCCAGTTCGGAGAAGTACCGCACCACCTGGCCGTACTTCCGCGATCGGCGTATTGATTCCTACCAGCCGATTACGAAGCGGTATATTGATGAGTAA
- a CDS encoding ROK family protein — protein sequence MHVGIEIGGTKLQLVTSDASGQITQRFRYVIDPARGAAGILNQLEQTLHQLPQSPEAIGVGFGGPVDWQTGRIAASHQVEGWAGFDLSTWLTERAPAAQVRIDNDANVAALGEARRGVATGFERVFYVTLGSGVGGGMVVNGQLYHGALPGEAEIGHLWLVPPDSSGSPGQTIEQTISGWAVDQQIRELLPQLPADSVLKQLVTESQAAGSAGGEARFLHPAYEASDPVARMLIEQIGSVLALGLSHVVHLFHPEALVLGGGLSLIGEPLRAAVRQALPRFVMKSFHPVPIVLLAKLGEDTVPMGALSLVSTL from the coding sequence ATGCATGTTGGTATTGAAATCGGCGGCACCAAGCTGCAGCTCGTCACGAGCGATGCTTCCGGCCAGATTACGCAGCGATTCCGTTACGTCATTGACCCGGCGCGGGGCGCAGCGGGGATTCTGAACCAGCTTGAGCAGACGCTTCACCAGCTTCCTCAATCGCCTGAGGCTATTGGCGTTGGTTTTGGCGGGCCCGTGGACTGGCAGACTGGCCGGATTGCGGCTTCCCACCAGGTTGAAGGTTGGGCCGGTTTTGACCTGAGCACCTGGCTTACGGAGCGCGCTCCGGCGGCTCAGGTCCGGATTGATAACGACGCCAACGTAGCGGCTCTGGGCGAGGCCCGGCGGGGCGTAGCAACGGGGTTCGAGCGGGTGTTTTACGTGACGCTCGGCAGTGGCGTTGGCGGAGGTATGGTCGTCAACGGGCAATTGTATCATGGCGCGCTACCCGGCGAAGCCGAAATTGGTCATTTATGGCTGGTGCCGCCCGACTCGTCGGGTTCGCCGGGCCAGACCATCGAGCAAACCATCTCGGGCTGGGCCGTTGACCAGCAGATTCGGGAACTGCTGCCCCAGTTGCCGGCCGATTCGGTTTTGAAGCAACTGGTAACGGAGTCTCAGGCAGCCGGTTCAGCCGGGGGGGAAGCCCGGTTTCTGCATCCGGCATACGAAGCCAGCGACCCCGTAGCCCGGATGCTGATCGAACAGATCGGTTCGGTGCTGGCGCTTGGCCTGTCGCACGTTGTACATCTGTTCCATCCCGAAGCGCTTGTGCTGGGTGGGGGACTATCCCTGATTGGCGAGCCTTTGCGGGCGGCTGTCCGGCAGGCGTTACCGCGCTTTGTCATGAAATCCTTTCATCCGGTGCCCATTGTGCTGCTGGCTAAACTTGGCGAAGATACGGTCCCGATGGGTGCCCTTTCGTTAGTCAGTACGTTGTAA
- a CDS encoding D-sedoheptulose-7-phosphate isomerase — translation MNQTYLQTYIDRQKAAYDAIPLDQVEQIIQLIHKCWEEDRQLFAFGNGGSASNVSHFITDLGKSASDRMGRRFRCLSLNENVAWITALGNDYAYEDVYVQQLRNYARPGDLVLTLSVSGNSPNVVKAVQWANANGLTTIGLVGGKRGQVADLAQEVIVINDTHYGRVEDAQMTICHMICYSFIES, via the coding sequence ATGAACCAGACGTATCTCCAGACGTATATTGACCGGCAGAAAGCCGCTTACGATGCTATCCCGCTCGACCAGGTTGAGCAGATTATTCAATTGATTCACAAATGCTGGGAAGAAGACCGGCAGCTGTTTGCGTTCGGCAATGGCGGCAGTGCGTCCAACGTATCTCACTTTATTACCGATCTGGGCAAGAGCGCTTCCGACCGAATGGGCCGACGCTTCCGCTGCCTTTCTCTAAACGAAAACGTTGCGTGGATCACGGCCCTGGGTAATGATTATGCCTACGAGGACGTTTACGTGCAGCAGCTTCGCAACTATGCCCGCCCCGGCGATTTAGTGCTTACCCTGAGCGTCAGCGGCAACTCGCCAAACGTCGTCAAAGCCGTGCAGTGGGCCAATGCGAATGGCCTCACCACCATCGGTCTCGTCGGAGGCAAACGCGGACAGGTGGCCGATCTCGCCCAGGAGGTCATTGTTATCAACGACACGCACTACGGCCGGGTCGAAGATGCCCAGATGACGATCTGCCACATGATTTGCTATTCGTTCATTGAATCTTAG
- a CDS encoding sulfite oxidase-like oxidoreductase, whose protein sequence is MEANEKTDRIVEARMKLKRRFEEKMAQTPSMQDEKPRGSGPPNRHGMPAVPVGQTVTTKWPVLDLGYQPNIPLDKWQLAIDGEVDNPVRLKWDDLMALPQVEDTSDFHCVTTWSRLDVPWVGVRFMDLAALVDPKGSATHVMCYGYDGYSTNVSLEEALKPDVLLVHTADGQPLTREHGGPLRMITPQLYAWKGSKWIKRIEFLSKNQLGFWEERGYSNTAYPWRNDRYS, encoded by the coding sequence ATGGAAGCCAACGAGAAAACTGATCGAATCGTCGAAGCCCGGATGAAACTCAAACGCCGGTTTGAGGAAAAAATGGCTCAGACGCCCTCCATGCAGGACGAAAAGCCACGGGGTTCCGGGCCGCCTAATCGCCACGGTATGCCGGCCGTACCCGTAGGGCAGACCGTTACAACAAAATGGCCCGTGCTGGATCTGGGCTACCAGCCCAATATACCGCTCGACAAATGGCAACTGGCTATCGATGGGGAAGTAGATAACCCGGTTCGTCTGAAATGGGACGATCTAATGGCCTTACCTCAGGTGGAAGATACCAGCGATTTTCACTGCGTAACGACCTGGTCGCGGCTGGATGTGCCCTGGGTGGGCGTTCGGTTCATGGACCTGGCGGCTCTGGTCGACCCCAAAGGCTCGGCTACGCACGTGATGTGCTATGGTTACGACGGTTATTCGACTAATGTATCACTCGAAGAAGCGCTCAAGCCCGACGTGCTGCTTGTACACACGGCCGACGGTCAGCCGCTGACGCGCGAACATGGCGGGCCTTTACGAATGATTACTCCCCAGCTTTACGCCTGGAAAGGTTCCAAATGGATTAAACGCATCGAATTTCTATCGAAAAACCAGTTGGGGTTCTGGGAGGAGCGCGGCTATTCAAACACGGCTTACCCATGGCGGAATGACCGCTACTCCTGA